A genomic stretch from Leishmania infantum JPCM5 genome chromosome 25 includes:
- a CDS encoding putative cleavage and polyadenylation specificity factor — translation MLRASAGSIQFTSVYECTTPNAPYAYLIEIDGVRILFDCGWNDEFDTSFLSKLKPHLPTVHAVVLSSPHITACGALPFVLSHISPGTFVAAAGGTSKVGVHSVLHSFLYQYPNSHTFTLADGEAFTMTVDSIYHSFRSLREPYGGKVTVKNGDVEVNCLAVFAGRMLGGYSWIIKYQIDELFYCPDFSVKPSYALKPFDVPTTANIVLASSFPFHMTGSNRTTKYEEQLKNLFKEFQHTLRGGSDVLVPVNVAGRGLEVLNIIVHLLAEQGGDKYKVVLVAAQAQELLDKAGTMTEALQDYLILDDKRLFANVLTCRSAEEVLPIQGPKICVADGASLDFGPSAELLEYFVKGNRDGADHLIVLTEPPLPGTNAAVVTAAADGERLHMQITRRSRLSGEELEEYYIELEHEMEQRRRELEARSAFQIVQDDDEAATVKGEENDDDDDDDGECATAATGHRGATEKAAACAGAKDAVAASKAKAATTLGLVLPPPLHYHSKHLSFPVLETTSTLSAAALKRVDVTYGLPVSEEEQVLLQKRAPARQHSDAGPEALQVENDAQRLANIPSKVSRVAVQVNRRCRVVLSDLSGYPDALTMKSVLKTKWTFAKKIVGLRGSAEDGRAFLHFCRADKAMKCGSNVFSTTSCGVPLELATHVYSYAVQLESSLARSLSRGLRRVRETKSKSTWEVGWVNGELSGVRAEADLEEQEMQRRRSDRAIYSLASVTADKSQACATQREQRGLQSGSFFVGDMDLRRLRETSRQESGLYSEFHKKAPLLVFDEGVCVRKGADGTVTISSIATPALFDLRRTVYRQYSQAL, via the coding sequence ATGCTGCGCGCCTCAGCAGGCAGTATTCAGTTCACTTCGGTGTACGAGTGCACTACCCCTAATGCGCCCTATGCCTACCTCATCGAGATCGACGGGGTGCGCATCCTCTTCGACTGCGGATGGAACGATGAGTTCGACACGTCCTTCCTCAGCAAGCTGAAGCCGCACCTGCCAACCGTGCATGCCGTGGTCCTGTCGAGCCCGCACATCACCGCCTGCGGCGCCCTTCCTTTTGTCCTCAGCCACATCTCACCCGGCACGttcgtggcggcggccggtgGCACATCAAAAGTCGGCGTGCACAGTGTCCTGCACTCCTTCCTTTACCAGTACCCGAACTCGCACACGTTCACCCTCGCGGATGGGGAGGCCTTTACGATGACGGTGGATTCCATCTACCACAGCTTCCGTTCTCTCCGCGAGCCATACGGCGGCAAGGTCACCGTGAAAaacggcgacgtcgaggtCAACTGCCTCGCCGTCTTTGCTGGCCGCATGCTGGGCGGCTACAGCTGGATAATCAAGTACCAAATCGATGAGCTATTCTACTGCCCCGACTTCTCGGTGAAGCCGTCGTACGCGCTGAAGCCGTTTGACGTGCCGACCACTGCGAACATCGTGCTTGCGAGCAGCTTTCCTTTTCACATGACCGGCTCGAATCGGACGACCAAATACGAGGAGCAACTGAAAAACCTCTTCAAGGAATTCCAGCACACCCTGCGTGGTGGCAGTGACGTTCTCGTGCCTGTGAACGTCGCAGGTCGTGGGCTGGAGGTATTGAACATTATTGTGCACCTCTTGGCGGAGCAGGGCGGCGACAAGTACAAGGTTGTTCTGGTGGCTGCCCAGGCACAGGAGCTGCTCGACAAGGCGGGCACCATGACGGAGGCTCTGCAAGACTACTTGATCCTCGATGATAAGCGCCTCTTTGCCAACGTCCTCACGTGTCgcagcgcggaggaggtgctccCGATCCAGGGCCCGAAGATCTGTGTCGCAGACGGTGCCTCCCTCGACTTTGGGCCCTCCGCAGAGCTGCTCGAGTACTTCGTGAAGGGGaaccgcgacggcgccgatcACCTCATCGTCTTGACGGAGCCGCCGTTGCCAGGGACGAACGCGGCCGttgtcaccgccgccgccgacggcgagcgTCTCCACATGCAAATCACGCGCCGCAGTCGGTTAAGTGGGGAGGAGTTAGAGGAATACTACATTGAGCTCGAGCACGAAAtggagcagcgacggcgcgagTTGGAGGCGCGGAGCGCCTTCCAGATTGtgcaagacgacgacgaggctgcAACTGTCAAAGGAGAAgagaacgacgacgacgacgacgacgacggcgagtgtgcgacggcggcgacaggtCACCGCGGCGCAACTGAGAAAgctgccgcctgcgccggcgccaaggatgccgtcgccgcatccaaggcgaaggcggcgacgaccCTTGGcttggtgctgccgcccccgCTACACTACCATTCGAAGCATCTCAGCTTTCCCGTGCTGGAGACCACGAGCACTctgagcgcggcggcgctgaagcgcgTCGATGTGACGTACGGACTCCCTgtcagcgaggaggagcaggtcTTGCTGCAGAAacgcgcgcctgcacggcAGCACAGCGATGCGGGGCCAGAGGCGTTGCAGGTAGAAAACGATGCGCAGCGACTCGCTAACATCCCATCGAAGGTGTCGCGGGTTGCCGTGCAGGTGaaccggcgctgccgcgttgtCCTGTCCGACCTCAGCGGGTATCCCGACGCGCTCACCATGAAGAGCGTCCTCAAGACAAAATGGACGTTTGCAAAGAAGATTGTCGGActtcgcggcagcgccgaagACGGACGGGCGTTCCTGCACTTCTGTCGCGCCGACAAGGCGATGAAGTGCGGCTCGAACGTTttcagcaccacctcctgtGGCGTGCCGCTGGAACTGGCGACGCACGTGTACTCGTATGCGGTGCAGCTGGAGTCGAGTCTGGCGCGTAGCCTGTCGCGCGGCCTCCGCCGTGTTCGCGAGACAAAGTCGAAGAGCACGTGGGAGGTTGGGTGGGTCAACGGTGAACTCTCTGGCGTGCGTGCAGAGGCCGACCTCGAGGAACAAGAgatgcagcgccgtcgctccGATCGGGCCATCTACTCCCTCGCCTCTGTGACAGCGGACAAGTCGCAGGCGTGCGCGACACAGCGGGAGCAGCGCGGGCTGCAGAGCGGCTCCTTCTTTGTCGGGGACATGgacctgcgccgcctgcgcgagACGTCACGACAGGAAAGCGGGCTGTACAGCGAGTTTCACAAGAAGGCGCCGCTTCTCGTCTTTGACgaaggcgtgtgtgtccgcAAAGGCGCGGACGGCACCGTCACGATCTCTTCCATTGCCACCCCAGCACTGTTTGATCTTCGCCGCACTGTTTACCGGCAGTACTCGCAGGCGCTATag
- a CDS encoding putative cysteine peptidase, Clan CA, family C12: MWFPLESNPQVMNRYISTLGLTEAKVQFVDVYGVSDDLLEMVPSPVHAVLLVYPMCEATDRRLAEQQAAQTAEVAALRKSHPFFFTHQLVPNACGTIAIAHALMNNRDKLGEIAAGSILDGPWAKAAETSEDPQIIGKLIAEDTSLASAHAAAAQEGATANQHIDADIDLHFVCFIPVGGRCVELDGRKENPILHGTCTDNRSFLTAAAAAIQERVELNPSSYEFGITALVNK; encoded by the coding sequence ATGTGGTTCCCACTGGAGAGCAATCCGCAGGTGATGAACCGCTACATCAGCACCTTGGGTCTCACAGAAGCGAAGGTGCAGTTTGTGGACGTGTACGGTGTGTCGGACGATCTACTTGAAATGGTGCCTTCGCCGGTGCATGCCGTGCTCCTCGTGTACCCCATGTGCGAGGCCACGGATAGACGCCtagcggagcagcaggctGCACAGACAGCGGAAGTTGCGGCGCTTCGCAAATCACACCCTTTCTTCTTCACACACCAGCTCGTCCCGAACGCGTGCGGAACCATCGCCATCGCGCATGCTCTTATGAACAACCGCGATAAGCTCGGTGAGatcgccgccggcagcatccTCGACGGCCCGTGGGCGAAGGCGGCAGAAACGTCGGAAGATCCCCAGATCATCGGAAAACTTATTGCGGAAGACACGAGTCTCGCCAGCGctcacgccgctgctgcgcaggagGGCGCGACCGCCAACCAACACATCGACGCGGACATCGACCTTCACTTTGTCTGCTTCATCCCCGTAGGCGGACGCTGCGTTGAGCTGGATGGGCGAAAAGAGAACCCGATCTTGCACGGTACCTGCACCGACAACAGGTCTTTCCtcaccgctgcagccgccgcgatACAGGAACGCGTAGAGCTCAACCCCAGCTCCTACGAGTTTGGCATCACCGCACTCGTGAACAAGTGA
- a CDS encoding putative mitochondrial carrier protein, translating to MNADDAREMLAGSLGGASATVVEYPMDTIKVRLQDDGKRYGGVLQCIRAIAKEEGVVNGFFRGLPAPVIGAACENAILFVSYRSAIEGFQKVTYGYCGPCNQEPYLAVSVAGATGGIVVSQVLTPAELIKCKMQIQNTLPLEERIYKNSLDCAAATYRRRGIRGLFRGHIAMMVREAVGCGLYFLVFQSVIRPFLSEGQRFHEAPAWVHFLGGGCAGVAFWTSTYPVDAVKTKQQTMKADYLKLNFRQACTRLYKTEGMRGLFRGYSVTAVRAFPGNAILIAVYERVNALWEHSTKVTHKKMA from the coding sequence ATGAACGCCGATGACGCCCGCGAAATGCTAGCCGGCTCGCTGGGCGGGGCGAGTGCGACGGTGGTAGAGTACCCGATGGACACCATCAAGGTGCGCTTGCAGGACGATGGAAAGCGCTACGGTGGCGTCCTGCAGTGTATCCGTGCCATTgcgaaagaggagggggttGTGAACGGCTTCTTCCGCGGACTGCCCGCCCCGGTGATCGGCGCGGCGTGCGAGAATGCCATTTTGTTTGTCTCGTACCGCTCGGCTATCGAAGGGTTTCAGAAAGTTACCTATGGCTACTGTGGTCCGTGCAACCAGGAGCCGTACCTGGCGGTGTCGGTggccggcgccaccggcggcatTGTCGTTTCGCAGGTGCTCACCCCGGCGGAGCTCATCAAGTGCAAAATGCAAATCCAGAACACCCTTCCCCTTGAAGAACGCATTTACAAAAACTCTCTcgactgcgccgctgccacttaCAGGCGGCGCGGCATCCGCGGCCTCTTCCGTGGGCACATAGCAATGATGGTGCGCGAGGCCGTCGGCTGTGGTCTTTACTTTTTAGTCTTCCAGTCTGTTATCCGGCCCTTCTTGTCGGAGGGGCAGAGGTTTCACGAGGCGCCGGCGTGGGTGCACTTCCTCGGCGGTGGGTGCGCCGGTGTCGCCTTCTGGACCTCCACGTACCCTGTCGATGCCGTGAAGACGAAGCAGCAGACGATGAAAGCAGACTATCTGAAGCTGAATTTCCGTCAGGCGTGCACGCGGCTGTACAAGACGGAGGGCATGCGCGGTCTTTTCCGCGGCTACAGCGTCACGGCGGTGCGGGCCTTTCCTGGCAACGCCATTCTGATTGCCGTTTATGAGCGGGTGAACGCTCTCTGGGAGCATTCGACGAAGGTCACCCACAAGAAGATGGCGTAG
- a CDS encoding putative Dynein light chain 1, cytoplasmic: protein MSERKPDVKLADISPEMQADALDIATKAIKEHHLEKDMAAHIKREFDKRYFPTWHCIVGRNFGADVEHEAKNFIYLYVGQVSVLLWKTA from the coding sequence ATGAGCGAGCGGAAGCCCGACGTCAAGTTGGCGGACATAAGTCCGGAGATGCAGGCAGACGCCCTAGACATTGCCACCAAAGCCATCAAGGAGCATCATCTAGAGAAAGATATGGCCGCGCACATCAAGCGCGAGTTCGACAAGCGCTACTTCCCTACGTGGCACTGCATCGTCGGCCGCAACTTTGGCGCCGATGTCGAGCACGAGGCCAAGAATTTCATATACCTCTACGTTGGGCAGGTGTCCGTGCTCTTGTGGAAGACAGCGTAG